In Oscillospiraceae bacterium, the genomic window GTACCGCTCTACAATATGGGTAGAAAAAGAGGAACGCCGTGTGAACGCAAAGAGCCTGCTCGGAGTACTCTCTCTCGGTATCATCGGCGGCTCCGGCGTACGCATCGTCGCCGACGGTTCCGATGAAAATGAAGCAGTGAACGCCCTGGTAGCTCTGCTCGAATCCGGTTTCGAAGAAAACTAAACTTAAAATTTAACTGAAATTCTCTTCAGGGCGGGGTGAGATTCCCCACCGGCGGTGACAGTCCGCGAGCGGATTTTCCGCAGAATCGGTGCAATCCCGATACCGACGGTATAAAGTCCGGATGAAAGAAGAGTTCACATTTTTGCGAGCCCTCGCC contains:
- a CDS encoding HPr family phosphocarrier protein — translated: MVYKDVIVRNKVGLHARPATFFIQKANEYRSTIWVEKEERRVNAKSLLGVLSLGIIGGSGVRIVADGSDENEAVNALVALLESGFEEN